The following is a genomic window from Prevotella sp. E13-17.
GCTCGACAGATTGAGACAAACTCTGGCTATAAAGCCACAGTACATACGCATCCTATAGAACTGGTGGCCATGAGTCACAATCCAGAGTTTTTGGGAAAAGACGTGCTGACCAAGATTCTTTGGTCTATGATTCCTGAGACGAAGGCATTCTGCCCACTGGGATTAGGCATCGTCCCCTACACTCTGCCGGGTTCTAATGAGTTAGCTCAGGCTACGCTGAAAGAACTGGAGGACTACGATGTGGTGATGTGGGAGAAGCATGGCGTATTTGCCAAGGGCACCGATGTGATGGATGCATTCGACCAGATTGACGTGCTCTCAAAGAGTGCAAAGATTTACATCAACGCCAAGGCCATGGGATTTACTCCTGAAGGTATGAGTGATGAACAGATGAAGGAAATGACACGTGCATTTAATTTGCCACGTTAATAGATATACGAAAAAACGAATAAGAAAAAACAAAACTACTGACAGCATATATATAATCATTATTACTTACTATTTAGTGAAACTAAGAAGGCCCCGTCGCTGTGAAGCGCTGGGGTCTAATTTTTTTTTGTTAGGGGTGTAGGCTTCTGGCAAAAGCAGGCATCGTTTTTGAGTTTACAATGATCCCTTGGCGAGGTTGAGGTGCCACTTTGGGGGCGCAAAAGTTGAGCAGTTGTGCGATAAGACTATCGTTTTGATCTCGCAATAGCTGTGAGACTGAGTCTTGTCCAGGGGCTATAATGATCCATTCTAGGGTCTGGAATGCTCTTTTTCAAGGTCTGAAATGCATCTGTCCAGGGGCTGGAATTCTCCTGCCCAGGGGCTGGAAACGAAGTGAAAGCGTTAGTATTGCAAAAGAATAGTGCCACTTTACTCTCGTTAAAGCATTACAATGACGAGGCAATAGTGGCACTATTCTTTGGGTTTTAAGCAGCTATACCTGATGATGCAGGTCTGCTTTTCTTGTTGTTATGTTTTTCTATCCGATCAGTTGTGGCAGGAAGCATGAGATGACCAGTGTCACGATGCCACACACCAACACGACGATGGTTTTCGCAGAACAGCCTTTCCACTCTTTGAGAATGATTCCCCATACGTTAGAGAAGACAACATTGAGCGCCATCAATATGCAGAACGATAGCACGTCCATGGTGCCGCCTGCCTCGAAGAATGAGCGTCCCAGTGACAGACCGAAGAACTGCGAATACCACAGGGCACCAGCCAACAGGCAGAACAACAGGTTGTTGGCCCATACGTTGCCTTTGGCATAGTCGCCCCAAGTGCGATTCTTCTGATTCTGGTAGAAACAGTAGATGGCATTGGTGATAAATCCACCAAAGGTTACGAGGAAAGTGGCTGGTAGTGTGCGGAACATCGGATTGGTTAACTCGCCGAAATTGATGTCTTTACCAAACTCCAGGCCGACGTTGAAGCAACCACTCATGAAGCCTGCCAACAGGGCGATAGCCAGTCCCTTTGGGAAGTTGAAGTCTTTAACTGCTGCCTTTTTCTCTTCTTCAGACAGTGTGGCCGATTTCATGGAGCCTGCTGCACCAATGATGGCTATGCCAATGAGCGTGACGAGGACGCCTAAAAGAACGGCAGAGGTGAGCGACTTTAAAGCATCGAGCTCAGGGAAGAAGATGTTGAGAAGCACAGGGCCCATGATAGTTCCAAGTCCTGCACAGGTTCCTAAAGCAATGCTTTGTCCTAAAGCGACACCCAGATAGCGCATGGAGAGTCCGAATGTCAGTCCGCCAACGCCCCAAAGAACGCCAAAAAGTATAGTCATCCATAGGTTTGATGATGGTGCAGAGGCAAACAGGTTAAAGAGTGATTCTCCACTGGGAACGGCCAGGATGGCACCTAAAAATGGCAATATCAGCCATGCGAAGACACCTTGGACGATCCAGTACGACTCCCAAGACCAGTCTTTGATTTTGTTGATAGGCACATAGCAACTTGACTGGCAGAAGGCGCCAATTGCAATGATTAATAGTCCGATAATAATTTCCATGTTTTAGTTAATTAGTTGAATATATGATTATCTGATAAAGTTTGTTCTTTGCATGGGCTCTAATTGGGGATGCCCATCCTCCGCAACGTTTAGTTTCTTGATCATCCATGCCATATTGCGCCCCAATGTGCGCATGGTCTGCATGCCTTCTTCGTCCTGTGCTGCCTGCCCAGGTGTTTGCCCGTAAACCATGTTCCAGTATTGCGAGCTGACAATAGGCATATTCAGTATGGTGAAGTATTTGTTGAGTCGGTCGAATGCTGCCGAAGCACCGCCTCTGCGACAAACGACAACGCTGGCGGCGGGCTTGAATTGCAGGTCTTGCCCCAACGAATAGAACACGCGGTCGAGGAGTGCACAGAGAGAACCGTTGGGGCCTCCATAGTAAACGGGCGAGCCAACGACCAGCCCGTCTATCCCGTCTTTGATAGTGCGCATGACGTTATAATAGAGATCGTCGTGGAAAGTGCAGCGATTGTTGTTTCTTCCACACATGCCACAAGCAATGCATCCCTGTACGGCTTTCTTTCCAATGGAAATGATGGTCGTTTCTATACCTTCTTCATTGAGGGTACGAGCCACCTCGCTCAGTGCCAGAAAAGTGTTGCCATTCTCCTTGGGACTTCCATTTATCAATAAGACCTTCATCTGTGTTTCAATATTCTAGTTTGATTACACGATGCAAATTTAGCTATTATTTCTGTGAATAATGTCATAAACCTGATAAAAAAATCTAATAATAAACTGATATGCGTATTATCTTTGTATCTTTGCACAAAATTTCCGAACCAAAATGAAAACTAGATTCGTCCTCCTTCTATGGCTTAGTGGTTTGACGGCAAGTATGCTGGCTACCGACCACACTTCGTATGTAAACCCTTTTATTGGCACTCAGACCGATGAGACAGGCGCCCTTAGTGGATCGACATTCCCTGGGGCAACGATGCCGCAAGGCATGGTGCAGCTGAGTCCTGAAACAGAGCAAATGGTGACTTGGGATCCTTGTTCTGGCTATGACTACAATCGTGATTCTATCTATGGTTTTACCCATACTCATCTCAGCGGAACGGGGTGCACAGACCTGATAGACGTCAGCTTAATGCCTCTGTCCCATGAAGTGAATGCTGCCGAGTTGAGTAGGGGCGTGTTCGGTCAGCGATATAGTCATCAGGCCGAGGCTGCTCGTCCGGGCTATTATATGGTTGAACTCCAGGAGAGTGGCGTCCGCGTAGAGCTCTCAGCTACCGTTCGTACTGGCATTCATCGCTACACGTTCCCCCAAGGTAAGCCCCAAACCATTGTCCTCGATTTGGACAGAGGTACCTATCGCGGCGAGGCATATTACACAGGACGCCGGGCCTATCAGATCATACAAAGCCAGATGCGTGTTGTCGATGACCACACCATAGAGGGTTTCCGTGTCATTACAGGATGGGCCAAGTTGCGCAAAGTCTATTTTCGTGCAGAGTTCTCACGCCCCTTCAGTCAGCGTCTTCTGATGGATGGCAGACGCAATGTTGGCGGGAGCCCTGTGGTCAATGGTCGTTCGCTGCGTGGTGCGCTCAGTTTCGACCCTGCTGACGGTAGGGAGTTGACAGTCAAGGTGGCTATCTCGCCAGTCGATAATCTGGGAGCGCGCAAGAATATGAAGGCTGAGGCGCAAAGCTGGAATTTCAATGATTACACCCAGGCTGCTCACAACGCATGGGAGAAAGCATTGGCATGTATCGATGTTGATGGCACACAAGAGCAAAAGACCATTTTCTACACCGGCCTTTATCATGTGCTGATGCAGCCCAATACCATGAGCGATGTGGATGGACGCTATATGGACACCAACTTTGAAATCAAGCAGATGCCTCGTGGCGAGGCATATCATAGCACCTTCAGCCTTTGGGATACGTTCCGCGCGGCTCATCCACTTTATACGCTCATCGCCCCAGATGTAGCAGCTCAGTTTGTTCGCGACATGGTGCGTCATCACCAGACCTATGGCTATCTGCCCATTTGGGACCTGTGGGGGCAGGATAACTACTGCATGATTGGCAATCATGCCATTCCCGTGCTGGCTGATGCCATATTGGCAGAGCTGCCTGGCATTGATGTTGACGAGGCGTATCAGGCCATGGTGGAGAGCAGCACCCGTAGTCATCTCAACTCGCCATTCGAGGTGTGGGAGAAGTATGGCTATATGCCTCAGACGCTGCAGAACACCAGTGTTAGCATCACCCTCGAACAGGCTTTTGATGATTGGTGCGTGGCAGCTGTCGCAAAGAAATTGGGCCGTAAGGCAGACTACGAGCGATTCATCCGTCGCAGCGAGTTCTATCGCAATCTGTTCGATGCCAAAACGGGCTTCTTCCGTGCCAAGGATGAGAGAGGCAACTGGATAGAACCTTTCGATCCCCTCAGCTATGAGAATCCTTCTTTCATCGAGGGTAATGCTTGGCAGTATATGTGGTTTGTGCCTCAAAATCCGAAAGGACTCATCGAACTGCTGGGCGGTGAGAAGAACTTCTTGAAGAAACTTGATGAGAACTTTTCGCTGACTGCAACCAGTGGTGAGGTGAATGGCAATGCCAGCGGCTTCATCGGACAGTATGCGCATGGCAACGAGCCCAGCCACCACACGGTATATCTCTACAACTTTGCAGGTCGCCCGCAGCGCACCCAGGAGTTGGTGGAGCAGGTGCGCAGTCAGTTCTATAACGCCACCCCCTGTGGCTATGCCGGCAACGACGACTGTGGACAGATGTCGGCATGGTATATCTTCTCTTCATTGGGTTTCTACCCGTTCAATGCTGGTGCTGCCGAGTATGTCATTGGCACACCGCTCTTCAAGCGTGCAACGCTGCATTTGGCAGGTGGACGCGATTTTGTCGTTACGGCTCCCAATAAGACAGCCCAGAAGGTACATGTGAAACGCGTGAAGCTGAATGGAAAAACAATGAAAGAGCTGGTACTCTCGCATCAGCAGATCATGGAGGGTGGTACCCTTCAATTCGATATGTAATGTTTTTGATAATATAATTAAGGTATAATGGAACAATTTGAAGAGACTCTACGCAGTGACCTGCACCAATTCTTGTTAAGTGGTCAAAGGGTGGACGAGCGTTTGCCGGAATGTCCTGATGTAGAAGATAAATGGGAAGACATCGCACGAGCTTATATCCCCGATGGCATTCGTGAGTTTCAGAACTTTCCCTCTGCGAGTTTGGGGTGGATGATGTATATCGGTATGGCTATAGCCCAGATGTGGGATAAGGAGTGGGACATCTATTCCAAGGTGGATGACCTGTATGCCTACCTGCGTGACAAACGCGGCTATGATGCTATGGATGAATATGTACGCGAGGAAATCCTGTTGCTCAAGGGTGAATCCTATTCGCAGATGGAAAAACTGGTGGGCGAATGTGCCTCGCGTGTCTATAATGCGCTGTTGCGTCAGAATATTGAGCCAGGAACAAAGGAGGCGTTTAATGCCTATGTCTCGTGTTTGCATCAGCTCTATTTGATGGGTGCTGCCATCCAATTAAAGCAGATGGGCTACCATATGGCAAAAATGTAGAATCGTCATATATCATATAATGGGAATAATGGAAACAAGAAAGAACATTGCAAAAGAGAAAAAACGTAGTGGAAGTCATAACTGTGCCCAGGCTGTCCTGCACACCTATGCCGATATAGCCGGGGTCGATGAGGACATGGCCATGAATATGGCAAACGCCTTCGGAACGGGCATGGGGTGCATGGAAGGCACCTGTGGTGCACTGGTTGGAGCAGGCATGGTGCTGGGTATGGTCAATAAGGATAAAGTGAAGTCAATGAAGCAGATGCGTGAGATCATGACTAAATTCCAGCAGCGTAATGGTGCCACACAGTGTAAACTGTTGAAAGGTGTCGGCACGAAAGTCGTTCTTCGCGAATGTCCCGATTGTGTTGCAGATGCTGCCGAGTTCCTGGAAGAACAGCTCGGCGCATAGTTGATGCACAATCTTGGTATGGTTTTTGTGGTAAGGTTGATAGATTGTCATTCAGAATAACATTAAAGAATCATGATGGAACAAAAGAAGAAAAACTTTCATAGGCATTTTGCCACATCAGGGCACTCGCTCTATTGGATTATTATCACCTATCTAATCGTAGGTTGGTTCTTCCCTGCCATCGGCCTGATAGCGCTGATTTGCATGATAGGTCCAGTAGTCACCTCCATTTGGCGTGGTCGCTTCTGGTGCGGAAATGTGTGTCCACGAGGAAATTTGTACGACCGTCTGCTCTCAAAATATTCTCCTCACAAGCCGATACCCCGTTTCGTGCGTACGTCGGGATTCCGCCTGTTCATGGTGTTCTTCATCTTCACCATGTTCGGACTGCAATTGAGTCAGGCACGTTGGAGTGAAGGCGGACTGGCCATGTGGAGTGACATCGGTCGTGTGTTCTGGACCATCATCCTCATGACCACCGTTGTGGGTGTTGTACTCTCGTTTATTTATGCGCCTCGCACTTGGTGCAGCTTCTGTCCAATGGGCACCATCTCTCGTTGGGTGGCACCCAAACAGGCTCCTCTCCCCAAGTCTTTCAAAGGCATCCACGTCAGCAGCGCTTGTAAGACTACTTGTAAGATGTGTGCCCGCGTGTGTCCCATGCAGCTCACGCCTTATGAGGCAAGTGGCGAGGCAACGGGCTATCTGCACCCCGACTGCATCAAGTGTCGCAAGTGTACCTTGGCATGTCCCACAAAGGTAGTCAGCTATGAATAAAGTAAGGATCACAGCCATCCGGCAGACTGTCTATTCCGATCTTGTGGCGCAATACGAGAACCCCATAGAGCATGCTTGTGGAGTAAGGGTAGGGCAGCAGTGGATTTCTGTCGATGGCGAGCGTCCGGAAGGGATGTGTCCTTCTGCATGGTCTTCGATGCAAGAGTTTGTTGTGGCCTTGGCCCATGGCGGAGGCAACTTCTACGATGGATGGATGAAGAATCCGAAGAGTGCCATGATAAGTTGTAACGATGGATTCCGCCCCTTCAGTTTCCTGATTGAAGTGATCGAATAGTCGATTACTTCAATCTAATCTTCGGGCCATGGTTTAAAATCTAATTCCAACTCGGTCCAATGATTCTCTTCCTGTGGTGTGGAAGTTCCAGGCTTTGACACCCCTAAGCCTATCAGACGGATGGGGTGAGAGTGATACTCTACACCCTGCATCAGTCGTTTTGCCAGTGGCAGAATATCGCCCTTACTACGTAGAATATGGTCTGCGGTGATGCTGCGAGTAATTTGCTGAAAGTCCATAAACTTGCCATCCTGGCGAGTTTGCTCTCGCTCGGCAGCGTCGAAGTAAACTTCACTCTGCTCTCGTTTATTCGCAAACTTAACCTTCAGTGTCAACGTTCGACCTTCAAAGTGGTTCTTCTCAATGCGTCTGACCAGCTCAAGCACAGTGTGATAGAGGTGAATAGTGATGTCAGCGTTTTTGCTGATGTCCGATTCAAATGTATGCTCGCAACTCACAGACTTGCGCTCCCATTCAGAGATGACGGGCCTGTTGTCAATGCCTCTCGAGAAGTTATAGAACACCTGTCCCATCTTTCCGAACTCTTGAGTCAGTCGGCTTTGCGTCATGTTTCTCAGGTCAAGTCCCGTAAAGATACCCATGCGGTGCATTTTCACAGCGGTTTTCTGGCCTACGCCCCAAATCTTCTCTACTTTCAGATGAGCGATGAAATCCAGTGCTCTGTCTGGATGAATCACTGTCAGTCCGTCGGGTTTGCGCCAGTCAGAGGCAATCTTTGCAAGAAACTTACAGTAGCTGACGCCTGCCGATGCCGTCAGTCCTGTCGTCTCGCGAATACGTTGCTTGATTTCGCGGGCAATAGCTACCCCTAACTCGATTTCTTTTTTGTTCTCCGTCACGTCGAGAAAAGCCTCGTCTAGAGATATCGGTTCAATCAAATCGGTATAGTCGTGAAATATCTCATGTAATTGGGCAGACACCTCCTTATACTTTTGAAAGTGAGGTTCCACGATGATCAGCTGTGGACAAAGACGCTTGGCCACCTGAATAGACTGCGCAGAATGCACACCGAATCGTCGGGCTTCGTAGCTGGCTGTCGAGACCACACCGCGTTCTGCATCATGGCCAACCGCAATAGGTTTGCCTCTCAGTTCGGGATTGTCGCGCTGTTCTACAGCAGCGAAGAACTGATCCATGTCCACATGAATGATCTTATTTGTTACCATGCTTCAGCTTTGAGAGTTGTCACGATGCCCGTGTTCTAAAGTTTTATGCAAAGGTATTAAATATTCTTCAATAATCCTCAATATGCCAGTGCTTTTTCTATGTAGGTAAAGAGCAATCCCTTTCCTTCATCAAGAAACTGCCTATGAACTAAGTTGGATTGGAGGAAACTTTAACCAAACTGTTAGGTGTGCCAATGAATTGGCAATTATCGAGTTGAACCAGTCCTATTTTGATAAAGTCTTTTTCCCTCAGATTAGAGAGATACAGGAATTGATTTGTGATATTAAGGAAGAGCAACATCAGATTGCCCAGACGCTCATCCGGAAACTCAGAAGAATGACAGTTGGGCTATATCTAATCAAGTAGAATAAATATATTGTTGCAAAAAAACAGTAACCCTTTTTTTTATGCAAAAGTTTTTGTATATTTGCAGCAAAATAATCAATCCTATCAATAGAAGCGTGTTAGAAAGCCAAATTGAGAATAGTTTCATAAGGAAACTAACAACAGACTTGAAGTATGTCTATCGTGATGATATTCACGACAGACAGAGCCTTGAGCGTAACTTCAGGGAGAAATTTCAAGCTTTGAACAAGGTGCATTTGACAGATGCTGAGTTTACCCGTTTGATGGAGGAACTTACTAATTCTGATGTCTATGCCTCTTCCAAGAGATTGCGTGAAATTAATACGTTTATGCGTGAGGACGGCACACCTCTTCAATATACATTGGTTAATATCAAGGACTGGTGCAAGAATGACTACGAAGTCGTCAATCAGTTGCGAATGAACACCCGTTATAGTTCGCATCGTTATGATGTGATATTACTGATTAACGGCTTGCCCCTTGTGCAGATAGAGTTAAAGACACTTGATGTCAGCCCTCGTCGTGCCATGCAGCAGATCGTTGACTATAAGAATGATGTTGGCAACGGATATACTAATTCGTTGCTCTGCTTCATGCAGATGTTCATTGTCAGCAACAGGACAAATACCTACTATTTTGCTAACAACAACAGGACTCATTTCAATTTCAATGCTGCCGAGAACTATTTGCCGGTCTATCAATGGGCAGACGAGAAGAACAAGAAGATAACCAACCTTGACGACTTCTCTGATGTCTTTTTAGCAAAGTGTAAGTTGGGTGAGATGATTAGCCGTTACATGGTACTTGTTGCCAGCGAACAGAAGATATTGATGATGCGTCCTTATCAGATTTATGCTGTAAAGGCCATCATAAATTGTATCAATGAAAATCGTGGTAACGGCTATATCTGGCATACAACGGGTAGTGGCAAGACGTTGACATCTTTTAAGGCTGCAACGCTGTTGAAGGACAATCCCGAAATCGACAAATGCCTGTTTGTGGTGGATCGTAAAGACCTTGACAGACAGACACGCGAGGAATTCAATAAGTTCCAAGAGGGTTGTGTGGAAGAGAACACCAATACAGATGCACTGGTGCGCAGAATGTTGTCGGAAGATTACTCTGACAAGATTATTGTGACCACCATTCAGAAATTGGGTATCGCCTTAGATCCGCAGAATCGCGCTAACTATCAGAAACGTCTGCTTCCTGTAAGAGATATGCGTATGGTGTTTATCTTTGACGAATGCCATCGTTCGCAGTTTGGCGAGAACCACAAGGCCATTAAAGAGTTCTTCCCAAACTCTCAGTTGTTTGGCTTTACAGGAACACCCATTTTTGAGCAGAATGCATCCTATACGCAGATAACGGGTGAGGAGGCTCAGTATAAGACAACAGAAGACGTCTTTGAGAAAGAACTGCATGCCTATACTATCACCAACGCTATTGATGATAAAAACGTGCTGCGTTTCCATGTGGACTACTTTAAGCCCGATGAGAACGATAATGTTATTGGCATTGCAAAGAAACAGGCTGTTGTCAAGATGATTCTGCAAAAACATAACAATGCCACTAATGAACGTCGCTTCAATGCGCTCTTTGCAACGGGGTCTATCAATGAAGCCATTGAGTATTACCAGTTATTCAAGAAGATGCAGGCAGAGCAACAGGAAAAGGATGAGGCATTCGAGCCATTAAACATTGCTTGTGTATTCTCTCCACCTGCTGAAGGGAACAGGGACATTATGCAGATTCAGGAGGATTTGCAGCAAGAGCGTATCGACAATGAGAAAGAGCCAGATCAGAAAAAGGCTTCACTCATGGCTATCATAGATGATTATAACAAACAGTATGGTACAAACCATTCTGTAGCTGAGTTTGATGCTTACTATCAGGATGTGCAGAAGCGCATCAAGAGCCAAAAGTACACTAATCAAGACTATGCACATAAAAACAAGATAGATATTACGATTGTGGTGGATATGTTGCTGACAGGCTTTGACTCCAAGTATCTGAATACGCTGTATGTGGATAAGAACTTGAAATATCATGGTCTGGTGCAGGCATTCTCACGTACCAACAGAATCTTAAACGACACGAAACCCTACGGGAACATCCTTGATTTTAGAGGGCAGCAGGATGCTGTTGATGAGGCTATTGCATTGTTCTCGGGCGAAAAGAATGGAGATGTTGCTCGACAAGTATGGCTTGTGGAGCCTGCAGAAGTCATCATACAGAAATACTGCAAGGCTGTGAATGACTTGCGCAATTTCATGCATCTTCAGAATCTGGAGTTTAAACCTGAAGAGGTAGCTAACCTGAAAGGCGATGATGCCAAGGCTGGCTTCATCAACTATTTCAAGGAGGTGCAGCGATACAAGACCCAATTGGATCAATACACAGACCTTGTGAAAGTTGACAATAATGAAAATCCTTGGATGGCAAGTGAACTCATTGCCACAACGACATACGGTTTCAGGGATGATGATGAACTGCGCGCATTCCGTGGTGCTTACCTTGATGTAGCCAAGCAACTGAAGACAAAACGCGAAAGCAACGATATAACAGTCTCTACAGAGATTGAGGACTTGGATTTCGAGTTTGTCCTGTTTGCGTCGGCTCTGATAGACTATGATTATATCATGGAGTTAATTAGCCGCTATGTGGGTGCGCCCTCTATGCAGAAGATGACAAAGGAACAATTGGTAAACCTGATATGTTCCAGTGCCAACCTCATAGATGAGCGTGAGGATATCATCGACTATATTGACGACTTGGATGCCAAAGGTGTGAACGGCAAGACAGAGAAGGAAATAGAACAAGGCTATGAACTTTTCAAAAAAGACAAGTTCACCAAGGCTATCTCTTCCATTGCCGAAAAACATCACTTGGATATCGAAGCCGTTCAGACTTTTGTCAATGAAATCGTAGAGCGAAGAATCTTTGACGGTGAAAAACTTTACGACCTGATTGCCCCTCTGGAATTAGGCTGGAAAGATCGTGCCCGAAAAGAAGAGGAATTGATGAAAGACTTGATTCCTTTACTGAAGCGAATGGCAGGAGGCCAGAAAATTTCTGGACTTTCAGCGTATGAGAATTAATACATCTTTGAAAAGCAAAAAACGAGATGGATAATAACTTAACTTGTTCCCCGCAACATCTTAGATTTCCAGGATTTAAAGAAATTAGTAGTTGGGAAGAAAAAAGATTGGGTGATATCTTTGTGAGGATCACAAAGAAGAATAAAGAAAACAATAAAAACGTCTTGACTATTTCGGCTCAACATGGCTTAGTAAGTCAATATGACTATTTTAACAAAAATGTTGCATCTTTAGATGTATCTAATTATTATCTTATAGAGAAAGGTGATTTTGCTTATAATAAGAGTCGTTCACAAGGCTATCCATATGGTGCAATTAAACCTTTGTCGTTGTATGATGAAGGTGTCGTTTCACCGTTGTATATATGTTTTAGATTAAAGGAAAACGAAGGTAACGCAGATTTCTTTCGACACTATTTTGAGACGGACTTATTCAATAACGAAATCGCTAAAATAGCCCAAGAAGGTGCAAGAAATCACGGATTGTTAAATATTTCATCAGAAGAGTTTTTCGATATTCAACTTCGTGTTCCTTCTATTGAAGAACAAGCTAAAATAGCAAAGGGGTTATCATCAATAGATGAGTTAATTTATGCATGCAATGAAAAATTGGAATTACTCAAAGCTCATAAGAAAGGGTTAATGCAGCAATTGTTAGCTCCCATAAATGGGGGGGGGTAATTCTTGTGTGACGTCTACATTAAGATTTCCTAAGTTTAAGAACACTAAAGGATGGGAGATTAAGAAATTGAAAGATATAGCTTTTCGTATTACAGTTAAAAATAAGAGTAAAAAAGATTTGCCTGTATTCACGAACTCTGCATCTGGTGGAATCGTGAATCAACAGGATTATTTTGATAGAGAAATTGTAACAAAAGACAATCTTATTAATTACTCTATTGTTGAAGTTGATGATTTTATTTACAATCCGCGAATCTCAACAACAGCACCAGTCGGCCCTATTTCAAGAAATCGAATTGGACATGGTGTTATGTCTCCGTTATATACTATTTTTCGGTTTATTGACGGAAACATTGACTTCTTTGAGCATTATTTCAAGACAAATTGTTGGCATCAATATTTGAAAAATAAAGCAAATTTCGGTGCTCGATTTGATCGTATGAATATAACAAATGAAGATTTTATGAATATGCCAATTCCATTCCCTCCAATAGTAGAACAAAAACAAATCGCAGAATGCTTATCATCTATAGACGAAGCTATAACGCTTTATTCTGAGAAAGTTTCTTTGATAGAACAGCATAAAAAAGGGCTTATGCAACAGTTGTTCCCAACTCCAAAATAAAATGTTATGCCTAATCAATTGAAAGATTCATATTCAAATTTGAGCGAACTTGCTCAAGATTTGAGAAATAGCGAAAAGAAGAATATAATTATTTTCGCCCATAATGGCGTTGGTAAAACAAGTCTCTCTGTTGAATTTAAAAACATAGCTAAAAATGCAGGTGCGAGTGATACCTTATATTATAATGCATTTACCGAAGATTTGTTTTATTGGGACAATGATTTGGAAAATGATGAAGTTAGAGTCTTACGATTCAATAGAAGATCTCATTTCTTTG
Proteins encoded in this region:
- the rhaD gene encoding rhamnulose-1-phosphate aldolase — encoded protein: MKSILDGRKALSAEIEKIAEVAGYLWQNGWAERNGGNITVNVTEYVDDEIRQMPAISDVKQIGITLPALKGCYFYCKGTGKRMRDLARWPMDNGSVIRILDDCASYVIIADNAVMPTSELPSHLIVHARQIETNSGYKATVHTHPIELVAMSHNPEFLGKDVLTKILWSMIPETKAFCPLGLGIVPYTLPGSNELAQATLKELEDYDVVMWEKHGVFAKGTDVMDAFDQIDVLSKSAKIYINAKAMGFTPEGMSDEQMKEMTRAFNLPR
- a CDS encoding L-rhamnose/proton symporter RhaT: MEIIIGLLIIAIGAFCQSSCYVPINKIKDWSWESYWIVQGVFAWLILPFLGAILAVPSGESLFNLFASAPSSNLWMTILFGVLWGVGGLTFGLSMRYLGVALGQSIALGTCAGLGTIMGPVLLNIFFPELDALKSLTSAVLLGVLVTLIGIAIIGAAGSMKSATLSEEEKKAAVKDFNFPKGLAIALLAGFMSGCFNVGLEFGKDINFGELTNPMFRTLPATFLVTFGGFITNAIYCFYQNQKNRTWGDYAKGNVWANNLLFCLLAGALWYSQFFGLSLGRSFFEAGGTMDVLSFCILMALNVVFSNVWGIILKEWKGCSAKTIVVLVCGIVTLVISCFLPQLIG
- a CDS encoding flavodoxin family protein produces the protein MKVLLINGSPKENGNTFLALSEVARTLNEEGIETTIISIGKKAVQGCIACGMCGRNNNRCTFHDDLYYNVMRTIKDGIDGLVVGSPVYYGGPNGSLCALLDRVFYSLGQDLQFKPAASVVVCRRGGASAAFDRLNKYFTILNMPIVSSQYWNMVYGQTPGQAAQDEEGMQTMRTLGRNMAWMIKKLNVAEDGHPQLEPMQRTNFIR
- a CDS encoding GH92 family glycosyl hydrolase — protein: MKTRFVLLLWLSGLTASMLATDHTSYVNPFIGTQTDETGALSGSTFPGATMPQGMVQLSPETEQMVTWDPCSGYDYNRDSIYGFTHTHLSGTGCTDLIDVSLMPLSHEVNAAELSRGVFGQRYSHQAEAARPGYYMVELQESGVRVELSATVRTGIHRYTFPQGKPQTIVLDLDRGTYRGEAYYTGRRAYQIIQSQMRVVDDHTIEGFRVITGWAKLRKVYFRAEFSRPFSQRLLMDGRRNVGGSPVVNGRSLRGALSFDPADGRELTVKVAISPVDNLGARKNMKAEAQSWNFNDYTQAAHNAWEKALACIDVDGTQEQKTIFYTGLYHVLMQPNTMSDVDGRYMDTNFEIKQMPRGEAYHSTFSLWDTFRAAHPLYTLIAPDVAAQFVRDMVRHHQTYGYLPIWDLWGQDNYCMIGNHAIPVLADAILAELPGIDVDEAYQAMVESSTRSHLNSPFEVWEKYGYMPQTLQNTSVSITLEQAFDDWCVAAVAKKLGRKADYERFIRRSEFYRNLFDAKTGFFRAKDERGNWIEPFDPLSYENPSFIEGNAWQYMWFVPQNPKGLIELLGGEKNFLKKLDENFSLTATSGEVNGNASGFIGQYAHGNEPSHHTVYLYNFAGRPQRTQELVEQVRSQFYNATPCGYAGNDDCGQMSAWYIFSSLGFYPFNAGAAEYVIGTPLFKRATLHLAGGRDFVVTAPNKTAQKVHVKRVKLNGKTMKELVLSHQQIMEGGTLQFDM
- a CDS encoding C-GCAxxG-C-C family protein, giving the protein METRKNIAKEKKRSGSHNCAQAVLHTYADIAGVDEDMAMNMANAFGTGMGCMEGTCGALVGAGMVLGMVNKDKVKSMKQMREIMTKFQQRNGATQCKLLKGVGTKVVLRECPDCVADAAEFLEEQLGA
- a CDS encoding 4Fe-4S binding protein → MMEQKKKNFHRHFATSGHSLYWIIITYLIVGWFFPAIGLIALICMIGPVVTSIWRGRFWCGNVCPRGNLYDRLLSKYSPHKPIPRFVRTSGFRLFMVFFIFTMFGLQLSQARWSEGGLAMWSDIGRVFWTIILMTTVVGVVLSFIYAPRTWCSFCPMGTISRWVAPKQAPLPKSFKGIHVSSACKTTCKMCARVCPMQLTPYEASGEATGYLHPDCIKCRKCTLACPTKVVSYE
- a CDS encoding TIGR04076 family protein, with protein sequence MNKVRITAIRQTVYSDLVAQYENPIEHACGVRVGQQWISVDGERPEGMCPSAWSSMQEFVVALAHGGGNFYDGWMKNPKSAMISCNDGFRPFSFLIEVIE
- the dinB gene encoding DNA polymerase IV; this translates as MVTNKIIHVDMDQFFAAVEQRDNPELRGKPIAVGHDAERGVVSTASYEARRFGVHSAQSIQVAKRLCPQLIIVEPHFQKYKEVSAQLHEIFHDYTDLIEPISLDEAFLDVTENKKEIELGVAIAREIKQRIRETTGLTASAGVSYCKFLAKIASDWRKPDGLTVIHPDRALDFIAHLKVEKIWGVGQKTAVKMHRMGIFTGLDLRNMTQSRLTQEFGKMGQVFYNFSRGIDNRPVISEWERKSVSCEHTFESDISKNADITIHLYHTVLELVRRIEKNHFEGRTLTLKVKFANKREQSEVYFDAAEREQTRQDGKFMDFQQITRSITADHILRSKGDILPLAKRLMQGVEYHSHPIRLIGLGVSKPGTSTPQEENHWTELELDFKPWPED